One Vicia villosa cultivar HV-30 ecotype Madison, WI linkage group LG5, Vvil1.0, whole genome shotgun sequence genomic window, gtaatgtatgaaaaaaaattaaaattctattttaaaaagatAGCAACAAATAACAACTAAGTAGGGTGCACAACTTAACTTAATAAGTTATCCATGCTTTTATCTAAATCCGATTATTAAAAATTGAGTTTAATGGCTATGTACTGAtagtgtaaaacagttttacactgtcatccaatagaaaacaacCAATTtaccatgtcattaaaaaaatttaaagataaaagtgtgatggaattggatacatggttgtgattagttgacagtgtaaaactattttacactgtcagtgcatcaccccttttctcttaaAAATTTAAGCATttataatagagttaccttacaATAGAATTTACCTGTCTATTCTTTTTATAATACAATTTTcatgttttacttttaaaagtCTAAGTCACTTAATCCTACTTTTCACAAATTTTTTTTACTATGTGTTATCTCAAAACTTTTTTATAATattgtcattttttttttaattttactacATATTCAATCAAACATTCTgatatcttttatatttattttattttcgtgTTAGTTCTCTTTGTGCCCTAGTTGACATCCTTATACAATAAGAAGAGGGTTAAATAGTGTTCACCCCCCTGCCAAATAAGCGATATTCGGTTTTCCCcctcattaaaaaaaaatttagccttggCCCCTTAACAAATAAAGATTCTCCAGAGGGAAACCTTAATGAGGGAGATTCCATCAGAACAGCCTACGTGTAATGGATCTTCTGGCTTATGTGGCATGGGGGTGACACGGTGGCAGTGTCTTCTCATATTTCTTCATCCTTATATACATAATCCCCCTTGCAATTTTAGGGTTTAACATTGTTAGAAACTTGAAATGGGGAAGAAGAAGCGTGTGTGTAAGAAAAAGGCTCCGCCACCGTCAAAGGCCACCAAACCGCCGTCACAGTCCAAGCAAAGGAAGAAAAAGGAGCAGGAGGCGGTAAAGCCCAAGACGGAGAAGCAAGTCAGGCATGCAAACAAGAACGAAGAAGGAGGAACCTCCGTTCGTGATGAGGAGGTATGTGTACCTAGTCTTTCGTTTTTTCAGTTAAGATTAGTATCAATGTTGGGTTTTTGTAATGTATGATTATTCTATTTCAGTTTAACGATGAGTTCAGTGCTGTTATCCAATATGGTGGGGAGTTTGTGTTTCTGAACGATGGTCGTACGATTTATAGAGGAGGTATGTCGTCGTTAGTTTCGGGACTCCGTTTAGAAGAGTTTACCTTGGATAGTATACATAGGTTGGTGATGGGTTGGGGTTACCGTGAAGGGACATATAGAATCTGGACTCTAATTCGTGAAATATATGAAGATTATTTTCAGATTAGAAAGGATGATGATTGTTATGACTTTGCTACATATAACTGTGTGAATCGAATTGACGGGGAACTTTTTATAGAGCATGATGTTGTAGATATTGGAGCAACCGTAAGACTTCCTAGGTGTGTTAATGAGGTTGGTGAGATGGAAGGAAGTGATGAAGAAGAGGTTGAGGGGCTAGGTGATAGTGAAGATGAGAGGGCCACTGCGCTTGTTGATGGTTTTGAGGGGATAGATATAAGTTTACCACAGAAAGAGGTCCCAAAAGTTGCTGAATATGTTAGTGTTAGTAAAGAGAAACCTTGCGAGGAAGATGAATATGTTAGTGATGAGTTGGAAAGTTCTGACCCTGATTTGTCTGACAGTGAGAAAGCTAAAGTCCAAAAGTTTGAAAAGTTCAAAAAGGAGCATTTAAATAAGGATTTTAAATTTCAGTGGGGTATGGAATTCAACTCCCTAGATGAATTTAGGTATGCCATACGTGAATGGTCTGTATTAAATGGGAGACAAATTACTTTTGTCAAAAATGAAAGTGATAGGGTTAGGGTGGTGTGCAGGGCCACTTGTGGGTTTTTAATGCTATGCTCCAAAGTGGGCCACAAGAGGACATTTGCTATAAAAACCATTGTAGACAAACACACTTGTGCTAGGGTTTTAGACAATAAATCTGCAAATTCAAGGTGGGTGGCTAAGATTGTTTTGAAGAAGATGCAGACCTCACAAGATGTCAGAATCACTGATATTATACAAGATCTGAGGCAAAATTACTCTGTAGGTATAACTGTTTGTAGGGCTTGGAAAGCAAAACTCATAGCCAAGAAGATGTTGGAGGGAGATGCAGATAGGCAATATGCAATATTGAGGAGGTATGCTGCAGAGTTATTAAGGGCCAGCTCTGGAAACACTTTGGCTATAACTGTTGAAAGGCCTAACCCAACAATCCCACCAAGATTTGGTTGCTTCTATTTCTGCTTTGAGGGATGTAAAAAGGGTTTCATTAATGGATGTAGGCCCTTTGTGGGAGTGGATGGCTGCCATCTTAAAACAAAGTATGGTGGTCAATTGCTAATTGCTGTAGGGAGGGACCCTAATGATCAGTATTTTCCACTTGCTTTTGGGGTTGTGGAGACAGAAacaaaagaaagctggaagtggTTCTTGGAGCTGTTGATGAATGATGTGGGCCAGAGCAACAGATATGTGTTCATAtcagaccaacaaaaggtatGTTTTCATGAGACTTTTGTCAACCTCTATAGTTATTGTTGTGTGTTACTAATGTAATTCAACTTGCAGGGTCTTGTTGCAGTCTTTGAAGAGATGTTTGAGAGAATTGAGCACAGGGTTTGTTTAAGGCATCTATATGCCAATTTCAAGAAAAAATTTGGAGGGGGTGCACTCATTAGAGATCTAATGATGGAGGCTGCAAAAGCCACTTACTACCAAGGCTGGTTACAAAAGATGAATGAATTGAAGTTGATAGATCTTGATGCCTGGACATGGTTAATGGGTGTTCCTCCAAAGTcatggtgtaagcatgctttttCCTTTTACCCTAAATGTGATGTACTAATGAATAACATATCTGAATCATTTAATGCTACTATTTTAAGTGTAAGAGACAAACCTATTTTGACCATGTGTGAGTGGATTAGGCTGTACTTGATGAATAGATGTTCTGCCTCATCAGCCAAACTAAAAAAATGGCCTCATAAAGTAATGCCAATACCTAGGAAGAGACTTGATAAAGAAGTCATGCTAAGTGGGCATTGGTTGCCCACTTGGGCAATGGATGAGACATTTGAGGTGAATCATTCATATAATGGTCAGAAGTTTGTAGTTGACATTGCTAAGAGAAGTTGTACTTGTAATTTCTGGGAGCTAGTTGGCATCCCTTGTAGACATGCTATTGCTGCTCTATCTTTCAGACAACAGAATCCAGAAGACTTTGTAGACAGTTGCTATCATAGGGACAAGTATGCCATATGTTATAGTTTTCCTATAAGTCCAATCAATGGTGAAGAAATGTGGCCTGAGGTAGATGCTGATCCAATAATGCCCCCCATGTACAAGAGAGGTCCTGGCAGGCCTAAGAAATTAAGGATTAGGGAGTGTGGAGAAGAAGGTGCTAGAAGAAGGAGATTACCAGGTGTGTCTTATAGGTGCACCATTTGTGACAAATTTGGTCACAAtgctcaaacttgcaaaagcacaaCTCAGAATCCCAATGCACTTAAAAGAAAGGTAT contains:
- the LOC131606003 gene encoding uncharacterized protein LOC131606003; translated protein: MGKKKRVCKKKAPPPSKATKPPSQSKQRKKKEQEAVKPKTEKQVRHANKNEEGGTSVRDEEFNDEFSAVIQYGGEFVFLNDGRTIYRGGMSSLVSGLRLEEFTLDSIHRLVMGWGYREGTYRIWTLIREIYEDYFQIRKDDDCYDFATYNCVNRIDGELFIEHDVVDIGATVRLPRCVNEVGEMEGSDEEEVEGLGDSEDERATALVDGFEGIDISLPQKEVPKVAEYVSVSKEKPCEEDEYVSDELESSDPDLSDSEKAKVQKFEKFKKEHLNKDFKFQWGMEFNSLDEFRYAIREWSVLNGRQITFVKNESDRVRVVCRATCGFLMLCSKVGHKRTFAIKTIVDKHTCARVLDNKSANSRWVAKIVLKKMQTSQDVRITDIIQDLRQNYSVGITVCRAWKAKLIAKKMLEGDADRQYAILRRYAAELLRASSGNTLAITVERPNPTIPPRFGCFYFCFEGCKKGFINGCRPFVGVDGCHLKTKYGGQLLIAVGRDPNDQYFPLAFGVVETETKESWKWFLELLMNDVGQSNRYVFISDQQKGLVAVFEEMFERIEHRVCLRHLYANFKKKFGGGALIRDLMMEAAKATYYQGWLQKMNELKLIDLDAWTWLMGVPPKSWCKHAFSFYPKCDVLMNNISESFNATILSVRDKPILTMCEWIRLYLMNRCSASSAKLKKWPHKVMPIPRKRLDKEVMLSGHWLPTWAMDETFEVNHSYNGQKFVVDIAKRSCTCNFWELVGIPCRHAIAALSFRQQNPEDFVDSCYHRDKYAICYSFPISPINGEEMWPEVDADPIMPPMYKRGPGRPKKLRIRECGEEGARRRRLPGVSYRCTICDKFGHNAQTCKSTTQNPNALKRKKKVKLDAQTAATHGAETGATDVPQSDATDGVQTDATHGAESGATAVTQTAATDGVQSAATDGVQTETNQTDFFGDITDDVISSLPEFNSTQCSAVDGASQRRGKKKMSPTKPIKRRTSERQKLFWFKKPITGPGATSEQPISVTDEDNNDESRRGKKKLKKNY